From a single Brassica napus cultivar Da-Ae chromosome C9, Da-Ae, whole genome shotgun sequence genomic region:
- the LOC106426594 gene encoding ribosome production factor 1 yields the protein MGFKRKKGDGEGEEMESEVRGRPSFNTAERRNVILPSMIKNKDKRAKVYAKQKHEKKVEKQKKIKARDAAEKQALELGEEPPQKMVPKTIENTREADETVCRPDDEELFADIDADEFNPVLRREVTPKVLITTCRFNSTRGPAFISELQSVIPNSDYRKRGTYDLKKIVEYAKKKDYTSLIVVHTNRREPDALLIIGLPNGPTAHFKLSNLVLRKDIKNHGNPTSHEPELVLNNFTTRLGNRVGRFFQSLFPQEPNFRGRRVVTFHNQRDFIFFRHHRYIFDVKEDKQSGAKGKDGVAKERVKPRLQECGPRFTLKLVTLQHGTFDTKGGEFEWVHKPEMDTSRRRFFL from the exons ATGGGTTTCAAGAGGAAGAAGGGGGACGGCGAGGGCGAGGAAATGGAATCGGAAGTTCGCGGAAGACCGAGCTTCAACACGGCGGAGAGGAGGAACGTGATACTACCGTCGATGATAAAGAACAAAGACAAGAGAGCGAAAGTCTACGCGAAGCAGAAACACGAGAAGAAAGTCGAGAAGCAGAAGAAGATCAAGGCTCGCGACGCCGCCGAGAAGCAAGCTCTCGAGCTTGGCGAAGAG CCTCCGCAGAAGATGGTGCCGAAGACGATTGAGAATACGAGGGAAGCTGATGAGACTGTTTGCAGACCTGATGATGAAGAA TTGTTTGCGGATATCGATGCTGATGAGTTTAATCCAGTCCTGAGACGTGAGGTTACTCCTAAGGTTTTGATCACTACGTGTCGTTTCAACTCCACT AGAGGACCTGCGTTTATATCGGAGTTGCAGTCAGTGATACCGAACTCTGATTATCGCAAGAGAGGAACTTATGATTTGAAGAAG ATTGTAGAGTACGCAAAGAAGAAAGATTACACATCTCTTATTGTAGTCCATACTAATCGCAGAGAGCCTG ATGCGCTCCTTATCATTGGGTTGCCGAACGGTCCTACTGCTCATTTCAAGTTGTCAAATCTTGTTCTAAGGAAGGATATTAAG AACCATGGAAACCCTACAAGCCATGAACCGGAGCTGGTTTTAAATAACTTCACAACTCGTTTAGGAAACCGTGTTGGGAG GTTTTTTCAGTCACTGTTTCCTCAAGAACCTAACTTCCGTGGTAGGAGAGTTGTAACGTTCCACAACCAGCGTGACTTTATATTTTTCAGACACCATCG TTACATATTCGACGTAAAGGAAGACAAACAAAGTGGTGCCAAAGGGAAAGACGGTGTTGCTAAAGAGAGAGTGAAGCCTCGTCTTCAG GAATGTGGTCCTAGATTCACGCTTAAGCTAGTTACGTTACAGCATGGAACCTTCGACACCAAAGGCGGAGAGTTTGAATGGGTTcataag CCTGAAATGGACACAAGCAGGAGGAGGTTCTTCTTATGA